The Paenibacillus beijingensis nucleotide sequence TCGAATAACGCGTCTTCTATCGTATCAAAAACATCATTCTGTTTCTCTGCGTCAATCATCGCTTACGTTCCCTACCTCTCTGCTAAAGTGCATCTATCCGGTATTTGCAAAAAATTTACATAAATCCGTTATCCGCCAAAAAAGCGGCGGAAAGGCTGTTTCCTCCCTTTCCGGCCGAGCCGCTCGGGACGGCGGATTCACCGCTGCGGCTGCCGTAATGGAGCAAATGATCGACATATTTGCCCAATATATCGCACTCGATATTGATCGTGTCGCCCGCTTTTTTATCCTGCAGCGCCGTTTCGCGCAGCGTGTGCGGAATGATCGATACGGCGAACGTTTCGTTATGAACATCGAATACGGTAAGGCTGATGCCGTCAATCGTCACCGATCCTTGCGGAATGATGTAACGCATCCGCTCCTCTTCGGACGGCTTTATCCGGTATACGACCGCGTTGGCGTCGGCTGTGCGGGATACGATGACGCCCGTCCCGTCCACATGCCCCTGCACGATATGGCCGCCGAAACGGCCGCCTGCGGCCATCGCCCGCTCCAGATTGACCCGCTGGCCGAGCTTCACTTCGCTCAAATTGGAATGGCGGTATGTTTGGGGCATGACGTCTACCGTAAAGGAAGCGCGGTCGAAGGAGACGACCGTAAGACAGACGCCGTTGACGGAAATGCTGTCTCCGTCTTGTACGCCTTCCAGCACTTTCGATGCCCCGATCGTCAGCAGCATCGCTTCCCCTTGGCGGCCGATCCGTTTCATAACGCCCGTTTCCTCAATTAATCCCGTAAACACAGCTAATGCCCCCTTATGTTAAACGATTGCCCAGCGGAATTCGCCGCCGGTTGGCCGGATAGCCGCTCAGGCAAATGTCGCTTCCGTAACGCTGTACATCCAGCTCTTCAATTTCAATCGCCTCGGACATTTTGTCAAACCCGTGCAGCTGGAAAGGGACCGGAGCGTTTGCTCCGCCAATCAGCTTTGGAGCGATAAATAGCAGCATTTTATCCACCAGGCCGGCATCGAGCATCGCCCCGCTAAGC carries:
- the ribE gene encoding riboflavin synthase; the protein is MFTGLIEETGVMKRIGRQGEAMLLTIGASKVLEGVQDGDSISVNGVCLTVVSFDRASFTVDVMPQTYRHSNLSEVKLGQRVNLERAMAAGGRFGGHIVQGHVDGTGVIVSRTADANAVVYRIKPSEEERMRYIIPQGSVTIDGISLTVFDVHNETFAVSIIPHTLRETALQDKKAGDTINIECDILGKYVDHLLHYGSRSGESAVPSGSAGKGGNSLSAAFLADNGFM